Within Triticum dicoccoides isolate Atlit2015 ecotype Zavitan chromosome 1B, WEW_v2.0, whole genome shotgun sequence, the genomic segment GTCTCGCTATATTCAAAATGTTTTGTCTTCTTAGTTGCATCAAATGTAAGAGGACCCAATGGGTTTGTATCACTATCTTCAGGAGACCTTGCCATCATATGTGGGTTAGcaatctgaaagataaacaagcagacaaacaACATGTTTTGCATGTATATAAACAATTATGGTCACTGTACTGTTGATTCCATATCATTTCATACTGGCAAATCAAGAGATACAATTTAAAATAGAATGAAATTATTAAGATCATCGTCCAGTTCAGTTAAGACAAAGGAAGAAATAACACGGTGTATGTGTGTGCAGCTTCACCGCATGACTGGAATACATATCAACAACAGAAGCATAAATCCAAGGCTAAATAATACCATAGACTCTATTTTGATTAATATGCATGGTATGAATAGACAACTATTTGTACAACCAAAAACTAAAACCGACATTTGATGTAAAACATGCAGTTTGATGCAAATGCTAAACTAAACAGGAGTTCAGGCAGTGATGAGTATTAATATTTGTACTACAAAAAAGTTTGAAGGCATAACATGGATGAACTTACATTAGCCGTTTTCACTAGCTCTGTAAAGCTCTTCTCCATGTTAATGGGCATAACTCAAGAAGTTCACCACAAAAATTCTTCATAAGCATTGACAAAAAAAGAATTTTTGCAACAAAACTTCCAAATTCATTcttaatcatggcagtacaaagaagaccagaggtaataaaaattacaatgAGGTCCGTGgatcacctagcgacgactacaagcactggagtgaGTCGAAGACCTGTCGTCGTCattgcccctccctcgccggagctgggcaaaccttattgtagtagatAGTCGGAAAATCGTCATGCTAAGACCCCATTGGACCAACACACAAGAGCAGTAGCCATCACCGATGAAGAAAGTCGTAGATTGGAAGGATCAAATGTGTAAACACCCAAACGAAGGGAGGTCCAAATAGATCCACCAAAGACCAGCACCGACCGAATTTTGCGAGATCTGATggagacacaccttcacacgccCTCCAACAAAACTAGACACACCATCGGAATGAAGATAGAATGTGAGAGACATTATTCCTATTGAGGGACATCGCCGTCGTCACACAActccaaccaagacgatgaaactaaCAAGAACGAGAACGCGGTTTCTCCCACCGGTGGGGGCCCGAGGCCCTCTAAACCTCCATGGCCCAAAGTCCGTCGGTGATGAGGAGGACCGGTGGCTGCGCCGACGGTACCTCAATGAACATCATATTAAATCATTCGAAAGATGATTTTTGACCATCCAAAAAAACTCTTTTTTTTGCGAGAAGACCATCCAAAAAAAACTTGATGAACTACGAGAGCTACGTTACCCAGTTTTGTCTAGAAAATGTCTGGAATTAATCTGCTCGATTCAGGAACTGATTTCAGGTATGCTTGCAATGCAGGATACGTAAAACAACTACCGGCACGTAATTACGTTTTCAGGTGCACGTTACGTAACTTCGTTGTGGCCGCGTCAAACCCAGAGGACGAGGGGAAAGACACGGCGcccgcgcctccgcctcctccgctcGTCGTCGCCGTCCGGTCCAGCTgcgagatggcggcggcggtggacctgGAGGATGCGTTCGGCGCGGTCTTCGGCGAAGCCAAGCCGGAGGGCCACCCCACCGCGCGCCCCGTCCTCTTCCGCGCCcacgcccgctccgccgccgccctccgcgtCGTCGCCACCGACTGCCACTCCCTCGCCTGGGACTGCTCCCTCTCCGTCTCCGACCTCGACGACCTCGTAAGCTCCCCCTTCCTTACCCATCCTCTTCTGCACCTACCTGCATCCAACTGGTGCTAACACAAAGCTTCTCGATCCAAGAGAGACGATGTTGGAATCGGGGGCTCCTGGGCCGACTTTCTAGATTATCTCAAGTCCTCCTTGTCCTCCGGCGAGGTGAAGCTGCTCTTCGCCACCGACAAACTCCGCAAGTCAACCGGCATGCCCACTTCAAATTCGCCAAATATTCATTTCACTTGTGGCAAACATTACATGATAGATAATGCCATCTTTGCTTTGCTCAGGTTCTGATGGTGCAAAGCTTGTGGCTACCAAGGCAAAGGGCCTGCCTCGCATCACCATTTCTCTCCATAGTGTTACTGGCGCTACGACGAGTGATATCATAGCCGAGTTCTCGCTAGCGCTCTATGGAGCTTATAGGACTGCACGGGAGCTTGTATCCAAAGGTTGTTGTTGCTTGCTGTTTTGTATGCTTAATTGCCTATCTGTTAGTTCGTTTGTCGCTCACAAAACATCAAACTGTGACTCAAAACTATATTCAGGATCTGCTATTTATTTCTTATGCAGAACAAGAACAAATGTCACAGCTGATGGGAAATCTGTCAACTGAAAGAGTAGGTCATCTTATCTCCTAACTCCGAACTTATACTTCCAAACTAGTGTTGTTCGTGTTGCTATTGCTGCTGCTTGACGAATACAGTAGTGCAAATGGTATCATGAGTGTCACTCACTGAATCTACGTATTTTCTTGTTAAACTGTCGAATAGTTTTCAACTTATCAACAGTGTAGTTTAACAGCTTTCCATTGTACAAGGTTTTGTTACTCCAAAGCGCTCCAAAGTCTACCTGGCATGTTTTTGCACCCTAAAACATTATCTGTGGGAATTCGCTGTATACGAATGCTTACATTCAGCAATCCATTCTTTCTCTCAAAAGCTTTCATGAAAGCTCAAACATCCTGGTTTCACGATTGACCCAGTTTTGAAGCTCCCCATATAtcgtttgaggttcattgtgatatgtcgtttgcatgtgatgttttttcAGAGTCATGAGCATGTATTCTGTATAACGGCGAAGCAATTCCTGTGTAGTTTTGTTTTGCTCAATAGTTGGATAATGGGAATGTAAATTGCTGGGATGTTTCTAATAGTTTCATGTCACAGGAAAAGAACGAAATCATGCAAAAACAACTCGAATCTCTTTCTTTCCTAGACAAAAGAAAGGCAACAAAGCCAAAGCTGTTGGCTGATCAGGTTCCAAGTGTGTCTGCTGTGACTCTGGTCTCTGACCAAGTTACAGCTCCTGTGCAGCAGCAAATATCAGGTGATCATGCTTCTTCTTCATGTAGAATTGCAAGTTAGGATAACATAGTACTGTATCAGCTAATGCAATTGCAAATCTGCAGTACCTTCACCTAGTAAAGCCCCTCCTGCTAAAGTCACGAAGAGGGTAGCCCCCACGTCTCGGAGGTTGTACAACAATCCTTGAAACACTACTTTGATGTGAATAGAGTTTAATACATCGGATAATAGTAGACTGGCTCTAATGTATGCTATTCTTTCTTTAGGGCAAGAGTGCGAGGAGCTCTGCTGCAAGataatgaggatgaggatgacaacTGACAAAGAGTTAGAGATGCTGATATCTTGGTTTAAGTTTGCTATATATGTGAACTTACAAAGAGTGGCTTGTGGTTAATCAGTTTTCTGGCTGTTTTGACTCGTCTCGCACTTGTGGAAATGAAAGTAATTTTAATTCATGCTATGATGCTAATTGCTAAGTTCATATAAatataatttttttcattttttttaggaTTTATCATGCCTCTGCTACTGAACATAGGTAGAGGATGCAAAGACCAAATGCTGCTCCTCTGAAGACGTAGAGAAAGAACCCCATGTATTGGGAAAAACTGAGTGGTCAGAGGAGAGGTCGACTCCTGTTCTCTTCTGTGTTATTTTATTTCAGTCATGGCTTGCGAACACTTGCTCTTGTTTTTCTGCATCGCTCAGTTACAGTTTGATTTGGGGCCTCGTCGACGTAATTGCGAACAAGTTGTGAAAGAGGAATGATTTTGCGCATCAATTTCGATTGGCATGGCCTTCTGAATTTGTGTCGCTTTCAATTCGAGGGACAAGAGTCGAGTAAGAGAACAAATTATATTATCAGGTTGCTCGAAATGAAACCACTTCATGGACAAATTCGACTACCAGAAAGGGAATTATGTTAACTATAAACAGTGAGCTCCCGAACACCGCCATTTCAGAAGCAACTTGCCATAATGCCACTAGCTCCTGCTACTATCCAGTGCTGGCACCAGCCTCGCCAGGCACCTCGTCTGCAGGAAGATCTTTTCTCAGGAAACAAGGGAGGAACAGCGACCAAGCGACGGTGACTTCATCTAGAAGCCCGGGTCAAGCTCACCATATCTCCTACCGGCATCCTCAGGCGTCAAGAACACCCTCCTCGTCGCAACCCggtcgccaccgcgccacgccaccacggAAACCACCAGCTGCTCGGAACTTTCAACAGAAACAACACGGCGTGAGAGCTTGAATCGCGCCATCGGCGGCAACAAGACTTCCTCCTGACCCATGCTGGCGCTGTAGACAGTGAACCGGCATTGGAATCCGTTCAGCCATGATCAGTCCATGACCCATAGGGCGGTGACCGTCGCCTCGATGGAGGAGACGACTATGCTGTATGTCACCTCTTCCCTGCGCACGTACGAATTCCACTGCCACTGATATCTTCCCCTACCTGGGACCAATTTCAACAGCCTGAGCTCTAGTGACCTTTTATTCCAAATGCGAATCTCAACCAGGAAAACTGGCTTCGACATCCGATTATTGTGGTTCTCTCTCCTCCTGTTCGATCGCTTGCTCTCGTGCTTGCAACCGATGATTCACTTGTTTAACCTGAGCTTGAGGAATCACTCCGCTCAGATGAAACGCAAACGAGCTTGCTGTTGTAGCAGCGTTCACACAGAAGGCTTAGATCTTTGTCCTCGGATTCGGTACCGCCCTTCACTTTCAGCACGGCTTCGAGGGAGCGCCGGTAGGAACTGTCAGTGCTAGGTATGGATCCTGCATGCGCGCAATGTCATCGCTAAGTAGATAATATGTTACCATTTCATTTCTGATGAAATGGGAGTAGAGCACATATGGCCAACATATCAAAGCAACAAGTGAAGTCAGAGAAGAGGTTCACACTGAGGGATGGCGACGGTACCACTCTCCGAACACGGTTGCCTCACCTCCTCCGCCCCTGCTGTCGCAACGGCTCCAGCTTCGCCTCAAGCTCCTTGAGCACCTGCCAGGTGGCGTCTCCCTCCTCCATCGGGCGGTTAAAAACCAGCGCCTTCCGCTTCATGGGGTCCCACAGGTTCCTCTGTATCGTCGTCAGGTTGGTCTCGGCGACGTGGTCAAGCACTGCCTCTAGGCCGGCCACGTCCCTCTCCGCCACCTGCAGCGAGATGTCCGGCCACCGGAGGACGCCGAGGAACGGCAGGCGTATGTTGTCGGCGATGATGACGGGGATGCAGCCCAGGAGGACCGACTCCACGAGACGAGGGCTCCATGGCGCCCACCCCAGCGGGCAGAGGCAGAACAAGGAGCGTGCCATCTCCAACCGGTAGCCGTCGTACCGTTTCCGCTTCAGATGGAACTTCCGGTTGCGGCCATACAGCTGCAGTAGTTCAGTCCTCACCTTCCTGGCCCAAGTGCAAAGTGTAAGTTGTAAACTTCAACGGTGACTCATCGAGCCAAATTGTTATACATGAAGTTCTGAGCAAGATGAATCAATAATAATTAAGTAAAACTGATTACCTAGATGTAGCATTGTCCCTCTACATATGCTGATGCACTTTACGAACTAATGGGGCCTGAATAGTTGACCAATGGACTGTGCAATTACCTGCTGTAGAAGTGGCCACTGATGTTCTTGGGATGGACCTCCATCTTGCCTCGGAAGAAGGCAAAGATGTCCCGATGTGCCTTCTCCGGTTCCGGCAGCTCCCGAGGAGCCACCTCAGGCGGCACGTATGGCGGGAGCACCACATGCTCCACGTCCTGGCAAGGGTGCC encodes:
- the LOC119338435 gene encoding uncharacterized protein LOC119338435 isoform X2: MAAAVDLEDAFGAVFGEAKPEGHPTARPVLFRAHARSAAALRVVATDCHSLAWDCSLSVSDLDDLRDDVGIGGSWADFLDYLKSSLSSGEVKLLFATDKLRSDGAKLVATKAKGLPRITISLHSVTGATTSDIIAEFSLALYGAYRTARELVSKEQEQMSQLMGNLSTEREKNEIMQKQLESLSFLDKRKATKPKLLADQVPSVSAVTLVSDQVTAPVQQQISVPSPSKAPPAKVTKRVAPTSRRARVRGALLQDNEDEDDN
- the LOC119338435 gene encoding uncharacterized protein LOC119338435 isoform X1, with amino-acid sequence MAAAVDLEDAFGAVFGEAKPEGHPTARPVLFRAHARSAAALRVVATDCHSLAWDCSLSVSDLDDLRDDVGIGGSWADFLDYLKSSLSSGEVKLLFATDKLRKSTGSDGAKLVATKAKGLPRITISLHSVTGATTSDIIAEFSLALYGAYRTARELVSKEQEQMSQLMGNLSTEREKNEIMQKQLESLSFLDKRKATKPKLLADQVPSVSAVTLVSDQVTAPVQQQISVPSPSKAPPAKVTKRVAPTSRRARVRGALLQDNEDEDDN